The Nitrospiraceae bacterium genome window below encodes:
- a CDS encoding DUF507 family protein has protein sequence MRLAKERVHHMAESLIARLQALDFLEVTGDRKALREALEHTMTEELSLEDRLNAEIRQMMKQYERQIEEGQVDYQKMFTMIKQKLVRDRGLII, from the coding sequence ATGAGGTTGGCGAAAGAACGGGTTCATCATATGGCGGAGTCCTTGATCGCTCGCTTACAGGCGCTCGACTTTCTGGAGGTCACGGGAGACCGCAAGGCGTTGCGTGAGGCTCTCGAGCACACGATGACAGAAGAATTGTCCTTGGAGGATCGCCTGAATGCCGAGATTCGCCAGATGATGAAGCAATACGAACGCCAGATCGAAGAGGGGCAAGTGGACTACCAGAAGATGTTCACGATGATCAAACAAAAGCTGGTGCGCGACCGGGGGCTCATCATCTGA
- the bcp gene encoding thioredoxin-dependent thiol peroxidase → MASELEVGGKAPDFSLPDQDGKAVSLKSLKGKQVVLYFYPKDDTPGCTKEACDFRDSQAQIKKTGAVVLGVSPDGAASHQKFIAKFGLPFALLSDEEKTAAKDYDVWKLKSMYGKKYWGIERSTFVIGQDGRLKAIFRKVKVDGHADEVLAALKG, encoded by the coding sequence ATGGCGAGTGAATTGGAAGTCGGCGGCAAGGCGCCGGATTTTTCGTTGCCCGATCAGGATGGAAAAGCGGTTTCACTGAAAAGCCTGAAAGGTAAGCAGGTCGTTTTGTATTTCTATCCGAAAGACGATACCCCCGGTTGCACCAAGGAGGCCTGTGATTTTCGCGATTCGCAGGCGCAGATCAAGAAAACCGGGGCTGTTGTCCTAGGCGTCAGCCCTGATGGCGCGGCGTCTCATCAGAAGTTCATTGCTAAGTTCGGTCTGCCCTTCGCACTATTGAGCGATGAAGAGAAAACGGCCGCCAAAGACTATGACGTCTGGAAGCTGAAGAGCATGTACGGCAAGAAGTATTGGGGGATTGAGCGAAGCACGTTCGTGATCGGCCAGGATGGGCGGCTCAAGGCCATTTTCCGCAAGGTCAAGGTGGATGGGCATGCGGACGAAGTGCTGGCCGCGTTAAAAGGTTAA
- a CDS encoding serine/threonine-protein phosphatase: MPIWMAQGSTHQGLVRSSNQDAFLVDNHARLWAVADGMGGHPGGDIASALVIETLAKLAPSLDRTSAMTEEMRKAAFTGMLHQAHGAILAYVAVHPEYRNMGTTLVSAHAWNASPSHLLIANVGDSRAYLVREGSIRQLTRDHTLVEDYIRLGYLTAAQAATHPERHVLTRAMGLGQAVTVDLFPTVLQHDDVVILCSDGLTKMLNDQHILEVTRASQGNPASLPQKLIQAALENGGVDNVTVVICTGTAEQEGN; the protein is encoded by the coding sequence ATGCCGATCTGGATGGCACAGGGGAGCACCCACCAAGGGCTTGTCCGCTCGTCCAATCAAGATGCGTTTCTCGTGGACAATCACGCGCGCCTTTGGGCGGTGGCGGACGGGATGGGCGGGCACCCCGGAGGCGACATCGCAAGCGCTCTGGTCATCGAGACACTCGCAAAACTCGCCCCATCATTGGACCGCACCTCTGCCATGACCGAGGAGATGCGAAAGGCCGCCTTCACTGGCATGCTGCACCAGGCGCATGGGGCAATACTTGCCTACGTTGCGGTCCACCCAGAATACCGGAATATGGGCACGACGCTGGTTTCGGCCCATGCATGGAACGCAAGTCCGTCCCACCTTTTGATTGCCAACGTAGGCGACAGTCGCGCTTATTTAGTGCGAGAAGGGTCCATTAGGCAATTGACCCGCGACCACACCCTGGTCGAAGATTATATTCGCCTCGGCTACCTCACAGCGGCGCAGGCGGCCACACATCCGGAGCGCCATGTTCTAACCCGCGCAATGGGTTTGGGCCAAGCCGTAACGGTTGATCTGTTTCCCACCGTCCTCCAGCATGACGATGTGGTGATTCTCTGCTCCGACGGCCTGACGAAAATGTTGAACGACCAGCATATCCTCGAAGTTACACGTGCTTCGCAAGGCAACCCGGCGTCACTCCCCCAGAAGTTGATCCAGGCCGCCCTGGAGAACGGCGGCGTCGACAATGTCACCGTCGTCATCTGCACCGGCACAGCCGAGCAAGAGGGCAATTAG
- a CDS encoding DUF507 family protein, which yields MISDDKASHLSHLILGTLKKSALCRLKEDDGKVLREIKRVVAAELALEVDIDKRVRAKLASYSRPIVEGSAEWEVLYRKTVEEEQKKRAKP from the coding sequence ATGATCAGCGACGACAAAGCGAGTCACCTCTCGCACCTCATCTTGGGGACCCTCAAAAAGAGTGCACTGTGCCGGCTCAAGGAGGATGACGGCAAGGTCCTGCGCGAGATCAAGCGTGTGGTGGCCGCCGAACTCGCCCTGGAGGTTGATATCGACAAGAGGGTGCGCGCCAAGCTTGCGTCCTATTCCAGGCCGATCGTGGAAGGGAGTGCTGAGTGGGAAGTCTTGTACAGAAAGACCGTTGAGGAAGAACAAAAGAAGCGGGCGAAACCGTGA
- a CDS encoding enoyl-ACP reductase: protein MLLQGKKGLIIGVANKHSIAWAIAQSAAREGAQLMFNYQNERLRENVQELVATLPGASACACDVGDDGQIEMLMKDAGQKLGRIDFLVHSVAFAPREELTGQFVNTTRQGFATALDVSAYSLVAVTRAAVPLMTEGGSVVTLTYLGSERVVPHYNVMGVAKAALEATVRYLAHDLGPKNIRVNAVSAGPIKTLAARGVSGISKMVDHHREFAPLRRATEQGEVGDTAMFLVSPLGRGITGEVIYVDGGYHILGSLASVE from the coding sequence ATGTTGCTTCAGGGAAAAAAAGGACTGATCATCGGGGTCGCGAACAAACACAGCATCGCCTGGGCGATTGCGCAGTCCGCCGCGCGCGAAGGCGCCCAATTGATGTTCAACTACCAAAATGAGCGGCTCCGTGAAAACGTCCAGGAGTTGGTGGCGACGTTGCCCGGTGCGTCGGCCTGTGCTTGCGACGTCGGGGATGACGGACAGATCGAAATGTTGATGAAAGACGCCGGCCAGAAGTTGGGCCGGATCGATTTTCTCGTGCATTCGGTGGCCTTCGCGCCGCGCGAGGAACTGACGGGACAGTTTGTCAACACGACTCGCCAAGGTTTTGCAACTGCGCTCGATGTCAGTGCCTATTCACTCGTGGCAGTCACGCGAGCCGCCGTACCCCTCATGACGGAGGGGGGATCGGTGGTCACTCTGACCTACCTCGGGAGCGAGCGGGTGGTGCCGCACTATAATGTGATGGGCGTCGCCAAGGCTGCCCTAGAAGCGACGGTTCGGTATTTGGCCCATGATCTTGGTCCAAAGAACATCCGCGTCAATGCCGTGTCCGCCGGGCCGATCAAGACCTTGGCCGCGCGCGGTGTATCCGGAATCAGTAAGATGGTCGACCATCACCGGGAGTTCGCGCCGCTTCGTCGGGCCACTGAACAGGGCGAAGTGGGCGACACGGCAATGTTCCTCGTCAGTCCGCTCGGGCGGGGGATCACCGGGGAGGTGATCTACGTCGATGGGGGCTATCATATCCTCGGTTCGTTGGCCTCGGTGGAATAG
- a CDS encoding tetratricopeptide repeat protein translates to MRLTTWLAVGLLLVSFAACAKSKPKPLVPLQLGMGATAQAIALTAQGTEAYQGAQFADAKNYFGQALKSAPDSGQAHYNYALALNALGETAVAHQQFIEAANLAPGDKIIWDSPALRPFGNPEAPKGPPREHPYGTTRPTIGSGPR, encoded by the coding sequence ATGCGATTGACGACATGGCTTGCCGTGGGGCTGCTCCTCGTATCGTTCGCGGCCTGCGCGAAATCGAAGCCGAAACCACTCGTACCGTTGCAGCTCGGTATGGGAGCGACCGCTCAGGCTATCGCGTTGACGGCCCAAGGCACTGAGGCATACCAAGGCGCACAATTTGCCGATGCCAAGAATTATTTCGGACAGGCGCTCAAGTCGGCGCCCGACTCCGGCCAGGCCCACTACAATTACGCCTTGGCGTTGAATGCGCTTGGCGAAACGGCGGTCGCGCATCAACAGTTCATCGAGGCGGCGAATTTGGCACCCGGCGACAAGATCATTTGGGATTCACCTGCGTTGCGGCCCTTCGGGAACCCCGAAGCGCCCAAAGGACCTCCCAGGGAACATCCCTATGGCACCACCAGACCAACGATTGGAAGCGGCCCGCGCTGA
- the tsaB gene encoding tRNA (adenosine(37)-N6)-threonylcarbamoyltransferase complex dimerization subunit type 1 TsaB, which yields MAMTVLTIETATSWQSVAVTEQGRTLALVEQDADGSHTRLLMPAIDRALKEAGIGLRDLGGLAVSIGPGSFTGLRVGLATVLGFRSVLEIPVALVPTLEGMAWRRKDCAGLVVPVLKSRKNEVYWAVYEWLPGGGLKPWGAEQVGPLESLAKSLLEAGEVTVYGDGWLAYGSETRCLMGAKAVSVREVDLHRPSALAVAKAAESRFQRQEIAGTGVTPRYVQRTEAEVQFDRRQGQSSSERRRERVAKKLTQPRRYKAGRGGTESASRA from the coding sequence ATGGCAATGACAGTGCTCACCATTGAAACGGCGACATCCTGGCAGAGCGTGGCCGTCACGGAGCAGGGACGCACCTTGGCCCTGGTCGAGCAGGATGCCGACGGCTCCCATACCAGGCTGCTCATGCCGGCGATCGATCGCGCATTGAAAGAGGCAGGTATCGGTCTTCGGGACCTTGGAGGCTTGGCCGTCTCAATCGGCCCTGGGTCGTTCACAGGTCTGCGGGTCGGACTCGCGACCGTCCTCGGCTTCCGATCGGTGTTGGAGATTCCTGTTGCACTCGTGCCGACATTGGAGGGGATGGCCTGGCGGCGAAAAGATTGTGCTGGACTGGTTGTTCCCGTGCTCAAGAGTCGAAAGAACGAGGTCTATTGGGCTGTATATGAATGGTTGCCGGGAGGCGGCTTGAAACCCTGGGGCGCAGAGCAGGTTGGCCCACTGGAATCGCTGGCAAAATCCCTGCTCGAAGCCGGGGAGGTTACGGTCTACGGAGATGGATGGTTGGCGTACGGGTCGGAAACGAGGTGCCTCATGGGGGCGAAGGCGGTATCTGTCCGTGAAGTGGACCTCCACCGCCCCTCGGCCTTGGCAGTTGCAAAGGCGGCAGAGAGTCGCTTCCAACGGCAGGAGATCGCAGGAACTGGCGTCACGCCGCGCTACGTGCAGCGGACGGAGGCGGAGGTTCAGTTCGATCGGCGCCAGGGGCAGTCCTCGTCAGAACGGCGGCGGGAGCGGGTGGCGAAGAAGCTCACGCAGCCCAGGCGATACAAGGCCGGACGAGGCGGGACCGAGTCCGCGTCGCGCGCATAA
- the radA gene encoding DNA repair protein RadA produces MRAKTSFHCQSCGHQAPRWLGRCPDCGGWNTFKEERQPSAPKGRQSLVKAGHASATPISDIEVVGEARRGTGLVEFDRVLGGGVVPGSVMLIGGDPGIGKTTLLLQALPRLASSGEQVLYVSGEESPRQIKMRGERLGIGDRHLLILGETSFEQIIKAMQEIQPAAVVIDSIQTVYTEQLTSAPGSISQVQEVAGQLMYFAKRTGVPVFIIGHVTKEGAIAGPRLLEHIVDTVLYFEGDKSHSYRILRAVKNRFGSTNEIGVFEMKEGGLEEVVNPSELFLAERPQRSTGSVVVSSLEGTRPILVELQALVSQTSYAMPKRMTNGVELNRLTLLLAVMEKRLGLHLSGQDVYVNVVGGIHIDEPAIDLGIVAAVTSSLRETPIDFTTLVMGEVGLGGEVRAISQAEVRIREAAKMGFKRCLLPDRNVAKLEPVDGIELIGIHEVGEALDVVLA; encoded by the coding sequence ATGCGGGCCAAGACGAGTTTTCACTGCCAATCCTGCGGGCATCAGGCCCCGCGCTGGCTCGGACGCTGTCCCGACTGTGGAGGTTGGAACACCTTCAAGGAGGAACGGCAACCTTCCGCCCCGAAGGGCCGACAATCCCTCGTAAAGGCTGGGCATGCCTCAGCCACGCCGATTTCCGACATTGAAGTGGTGGGCGAAGCTCGTCGCGGGACCGGCTTGGTGGAATTCGACCGCGTGTTGGGCGGCGGGGTTGTGCCGGGCTCTGTTATGTTGATCGGCGGTGATCCCGGGATTGGGAAGACTACGCTCCTACTGCAGGCATTGCCCCGCCTCGCCTCGTCAGGCGAACAGGTGCTGTATGTCTCCGGCGAAGAATCTCCCCGCCAGATCAAGATGCGCGGGGAACGACTCGGTATCGGCGATCGGCATCTCTTGATCTTAGGCGAAACCTCGTTCGAACAGATCATCAAGGCGATGCAGGAGATTCAGCCGGCGGCCGTCGTCATCGACTCCATCCAAACCGTCTATACTGAGCAGCTCACCTCGGCGCCGGGCAGCATCAGCCAGGTACAAGAAGTGGCCGGGCAGCTCATGTATTTTGCGAAGCGGACGGGAGTGCCGGTCTTCATCATCGGCCATGTCACCAAGGAGGGCGCGATTGCGGGCCCGAGGCTCCTCGAGCATATCGTCGACACGGTGCTCTACTTTGAGGGTGATAAGAGCCACAGCTACCGGATCCTGCGCGCAGTCAAGAACCGGTTCGGCTCGACGAACGAGATCGGCGTCTTCGAAATGAAGGAGGGAGGACTCGAGGAAGTCGTGAACCCCTCCGAGCTGTTTCTGGCGGAACGGCCGCAACGCAGTACCGGTTCGGTCGTCGTGTCGAGTCTCGAAGGTACGAGACCGATTCTGGTCGAATTGCAGGCGTTGGTGTCCCAAACCAGCTACGCCATGCCCAAGCGTATGACGAACGGCGTGGAACTCAATCGGCTGACCCTGTTGTTGGCGGTCATGGAAAAGCGACTGGGCCTGCACCTGTCCGGACAAGACGTGTATGTGAACGTCGTAGGCGGGATCCATATCGACGAACCGGCGATCGATCTTGGGATCGTCGCAGCGGTGACCTCGAGTCTCAGAGAAACCCCCATCGATTTTACGACGCTGGTGATGGGGGAGGTTGGACTGGGTGGAGAAGTGCGGGCCATCAGCCAGGCGGAGGTCAGGATCCGTGAGGCAGCCAAGATGGGGTTCAAACGCTGTCTCTTGCCGGATCGGAACGTCGCCAAGCTCGAGCCGGTAGACGGCATCGAACTCATCGGGATCCATGAAGTGGGAGAGGCGCTGGATGTCGTGCTGGCCTGA
- a CDS encoding ribonuclease H-like domain-containing protein, which produces MLTSTFVHLAGIGPSTERRLWQHGVREWSTFLQEPEVPGISPGRKALYDGQLLAAQAALDQGDAAYFARCLHSRDHWRLFHTFGARALYLDIETTGTSAQEGAVTVVGLYRSGRMTTLIRHDSLSQERLQEAIDASDLLITFFGSVFDVPYLKTQFPGLRVELPHFDLCFAARRLGLQGGLKQIERELDITRADDLQGLDGWEAVQLWQRHCSGDEDALDRLVRYNEADTKNLEPLAVMVYEQLVAQYGPPAATTFGTGTR; this is translated from the coding sequence ATGTTGACCTCCACCTTCGTTCATCTGGCCGGCATCGGTCCCTCGACCGAACGGCGACTCTGGCAGCACGGCGTACGTGAGTGGTCGACCTTTCTCCAGGAGCCAGAGGTCCCGGGTATTTCACCCGGCCGCAAAGCGCTCTACGACGGCCAGCTCCTTGCCGCCCAAGCAGCGCTGGACCAGGGCGATGCCGCCTACTTCGCGCGGTGCCTTCACTCCAGGGATCATTGGCGCTTATTCCACACCTTTGGAGCCCGGGCCCTCTATCTAGATATCGAAACGACTGGGACATCCGCACAGGAAGGAGCGGTCACGGTAGTGGGCTTGTATCGATCTGGACGCATGACCACCTTGATTCGACACGACTCGCTTTCGCAGGAACGTCTCCAGGAGGCAATCGACGCATCGGACCTACTCATCACGTTTTTTGGCAGCGTCTTCGACGTGCCGTATCTTAAGACTCAGTTTCCGGGGCTACGCGTGGAGCTGCCCCACTTCGATCTCTGTTTTGCCGCCCGACGGCTTGGCCTGCAAGGCGGCCTCAAACAGATCGAACGCGAATTGGACATCACCCGTGCCGACGATCTCCAAGGACTCGACGGATGGGAAGCCGTGCAGCTCTGGCAACGTCACTGTAGTGGCGACGAAGATGCGCTCGACCGGCTCGTCCGTTACAACGAAGCCGATACCAAGAATCTTGAGCCACTTGCCGTCATGGTCTACGAGCAACTTGTCGCTCAGTATGGCCCACCCGCGGCGACGACATTCGGAACGGGTACCAGATAA
- a CDS encoding nuclear transport factor 2 family protein: protein MIAYLFDDSFVRRSRLSWFPILPLIGLLMSATAYAEDPKDPETTLRLLVRANAERDLTTMSKYMAHDADAIGYTLDGRKYLGWDQLADEMRSEFESVVKLEIPITDLKMWTRGDVAWFAMELEYIRYVTERQMTQRIAWPLRETGVLERRDGRWMLVSWHESSRHQDGGMVGTRTGSAGLLHRMSDTPAQTVESYDLSGEWEVTEIEENKSYRATLDRQGNGPYTWQGGQFTTTSFKDRRWQGTWTQTGNDREGGFEIVLSEDGTQAKGIWWYLRVGNRNNIPPRQHGGSVAWKRLTPPPSTP from the coding sequence ATGATTGCCTATCTGTTTGACGACTCGTTCGTTCGGCGCTCACGGCTCAGTTGGTTCCCGATCCTTCCTCTCATAGGCTTGCTGATGTCCGCCACGGCCTATGCTGAGGATCCGAAGGATCCGGAAACCACATTGCGCCTTTTGGTACGCGCCAACGCCGAACGGGATCTGACCACCATGTCGAAATACATGGCGCACGACGCCGATGCGATCGGATACACGCTCGACGGCCGGAAATATCTCGGATGGGACCAGCTCGCCGATGAAATGCGCAGCGAGTTCGAATCGGTCGTGAAACTCGAAATTCCGATCACCGACTTAAAAATGTGGACGCGCGGTGACGTGGCTTGGTTCGCCATGGAACTGGAGTACATCCGTTATGTGACCGAACGACAGATGACCCAGCGCATCGCCTGGCCTTTGCGCGAAACCGGCGTCCTGGAACGTCGGGACGGACGATGGATGCTGGTTTCGTGGCACGAGTCGTCCCGGCATCAGGACGGCGGCATGGTCGGCACCCGTACGGGATCCGCCGGACTCCTTCATCGGATGTCGGATACCCCGGCCCAGACAGTCGAATCGTACGACCTGAGCGGTGAATGGGAAGTGACGGAGATCGAAGAAAACAAATCCTATCGCGCGACCCTGGATCGCCAGGGGAACGGCCCCTATACCTGGCAAGGTGGCCAATTCACCACGACCAGCTTCAAAGATCGCCGGTGGCAGGGCACTTGGACTCAGACCGGCAATGACCGAGAGGGTGGCTTTGAGATCGTCCTCTCCGAAGATGGTACCCAGGCCAAGGGCATTTGGTGGTACCTCCGTGTGGGAAACCGAAACAATATCCCACCACGACAGCACGGCGGCAGCGTTGCCTGGAAACGACTGACTCCCCCGCCGTCGACTCCATAG